The DNA window ATCAGTGTGATAAACCTCAAGATTCCATTATCTATTGCTCCAAGCTGATATAAATAGACAATAACTGTCTAGAATTAGAATCAACAAGACTACAGTTTCGTTGTCACTTCATCCAAGGCTTTCTGCATGTATGATGACATTAACAATATAAACTATCTACAATTACAGGTTGGATGGATTGTTGACTTGATGATTTGAGGTCACTCATCCTTTGTGGGTTTCATTCACCAGATCCAAGGAAACCAGGTAAGGTTCTCTGAATTTTATACACATACTTGTAGTATAGTAATAGTATTGTATCTGAGTCATACTTACCTATTACttaatattactagtattagaaGAACTAAAGCCTGGTATTCTGGTATAAGACATATGGTAATACTTCACTGCCATAATTAGTAAAGTGTCAGGAACCCCTATTATGcaattgatttgaattgaaatttatttcaccagaacttatacagattatacagatattgaataaaatatatagaaatgaaagagagagaaaaaattgtagtacatgtagtacttaACAATACCAGAAGACTATTTTTAATGCCATTGAATATATCATTAGTTTAGGTTTGATTCTGAGTATTTTCACTCAAGTAAAAACGCTTTATAAACCCATCTTGTGCTACTTTAAGctcttttacatgtaagttttaTACAAAGTGTGTCACTATCATTAGGTCGTTAGTATCTGTGTATAATTATTGATACAATACATCGTAATTTCTGAAGTGGCAATACACTTCATGTGCCCTAGCAAGGCCAGATACGTTTGCTAACAATACCGGTCCGTCTAAATCAAGCTTGTGGTTGTAAAGATCAGTAGCACATACTGTGATCACTGTCTGTTCAGTATTGTATCATAGTACAGAAATATGAACCCGACAGAAAACGCGTTCACCTGCTTATATGATGTACAGTTATGATTATAATCCTATCATTGGCAGTTTAAAAGAAATGCCTGACTTATCTCATCAATGGTATCTGTTTCCTATTTCAGTTCAATTAATTGTGTAATGTTATGAAACTTGTAATCTCAGCTTGTTGAAAACGCACATGATTATAATCTATCAATTGTATTTTTCAGAATGGCTAGTTCTGCAAGTGATTATCCAAGGCAAGATATAACTAAGTCTCTTAGTTCAAAGGATGAAGTATTATGTGGTGCCAATCGAACTGCTGATCCTAATGACTTCCTAACCCAGATTGGAAACTACTACAATAACCATGAATTGAGTGATATCATTCTGAAGGTTGGAAAGCAGTGTTATCATGCCCACAAACTAATCCTAGTCAGTGGTAGTGATGTATTTCGTACGATGTTGACAGGCCACAACTGGGCTGAAAGTACAACACATGAGATCGAGTTAGAAGAAGGTTTCCACTGTGAGCCAGTATTTCCAGACTTCCTCAAATTCCTGTATACTAACCGTATATTTATTTCTGACGACATTGTAATTCCTCTAAGAACATTAGCCGATAAGTACATGGTACACAGACTCTCTAGGCTTTGTATTGATTACATGTGTAATGAACTCAACTGTGATAATGTTATAGGATGGGATCAGTATGCCAACAAATTTAATATCACTCGATTGTCACTTGAATGTCATATATTCATGCAACAAAATGTAGATCTCTTGATAGATTCCAAGAAATTTCTAAATTTAGATATTGATCAGTTTGTCAAAATCTTACAATgttcagatgtacatgtaccagatgAGTACACATTATTCAAGAGTGTCAAAGATTGGGCATTTGCGTATGATAGATCATGTTCATCTGATGACATCAAGTCAAATCTAGGTGTGCTCTTACCACTTGTACGTTATCCTATGATGACAGGAGAACAGCTAGATTCCATAGAGAAAGATGATGCCATCAATGCCTGTTATCCAGGTATGAGAGTTGAAATCAACAGTAGTTACAAATTTCATGCTACATCAATCCCAAACCGTGACTGGTCCATGAGTAAAGTAACACCACGACATTACTACCAAGGTTATTCCTGTAAGTTCACCCTACCCAACTATTCTAAGAGTCATAATGACAACAACAGATATGTCAAGGTATTCCCTGCATATTCCTCCAATGGACCAGCCAGGACTCTCAACTGGGATTGGTTTGCATCGGTTGCAATGGGTGGTAGAACTGATCGACTGGGTACAGCCAACAAGGAGCCAGTCCTAGAAATATCAAACCCTGGACCAGAACAAGAAGAAAGATCAGTACAGGTATTAGCTGTATTCTATGGGAAAAGGAATGGTAGTATGTTCAAGAAGGTACATCACTCTACCCAGCTGACGGTCAGAGATTATAATTTCCATCGCATCAGGATTTTTGGACACTCCCTACCTTCTGAATTCATTGTCAATGACACAGTAACATTTCATGTGGTCATAACCCCCACTGATAAAATATATGTCAAATGTTAGTGTACTGGAAATAGCTGGTTCACACAAGATGAGTAAATTTCAAGACCTTTGCCGTTATGTTAGAATCACTATACACTACATGAATGTTGAATATAATACTTTGGGCTTACCATCATACACATTATTATATTTGCCATGGTATACCTTTGAAATAAGCCAATACTATGGTATGAGACAACTGAGATCACTCACCTCAggcttacatgtacttacattaCTTGATGTAATTTATGTACCTTTATCTTCAAACTGGGGAAGGATGAAGCCAACCCACGGCAGAGTATGAAGTACATATTATAATGTATCCTCATTCTCAAGGTAGATTTATAACCACATCATTCAAGCAAACTCATGCCCAATGGAACATCCAACTGAACATTTTCAGTGAGAAGTTTCAATACGTTTAGTTTCTTATTTaaagaaaagaacaaaaaaaaccatTTACTTATGCATGGGGAAATTCAGTGTACTGAAGTAGTCCTATTCTTTGATCAAGTTATTTACAATGCATTCCCTAAAACAATGATTTATGCTTGCACCCA is part of the Glandiceps talaboti chromosome 2, keGlaTala1.1, whole genome shotgun sequence genome and encodes:
- the LOC144445413 gene encoding BTB/POZ domain-containing protein 17-like is translated as MASSASDYPRQDITKSLSSKDEVLCGANRTADPNDFLTQIGNYYNNHELSDIILKVGKQCYHAHKLILVSGSDVFRTMLTGHNWAESTTHEIELEEGFHCEPVFPDFLKFLYTNRIFISDDIVIPLRTLADKYMVHRLSRLCIDYMCNELNCDNVIGWDQYANKFNITRLSLECHIFMQQNVDLLIDSKKFLNLDIDQFVKILQCSDVHVPDEYTLFKSVKDWAFAYDRSCSSDDIKSNLGVLLPLVRYPMMTGEQLDSIEKDDAINACYPGMRVEINSSYKFHATSIPNRDWSMSKVTPRHYYQGYSCKFTLPNYSKSHNDNNRYVKVFPAYSSNGPARTLNWDWFASVAMGGRTDRLGTANKEPVLEISNPGPEQEERSVQVLAVFYGKRNGSMFKKVHHSTQLTVRDYNFHRIRIFGHSLPSEFIVNDTVTFHVVITPTDKIYVKC